A part of Winslowiella toletana genomic DNA contains:
- a CDS encoding VOC family protein, with protein sequence MAKTRRVAVVIPVPVPELDHVVITVAGQLDSASALYQRLGFQLTPRGHHSTGFSNHLAVFKHNYLELLGLENGRTHLRADLQHSAPGLNALVWKTDDVDAVYQHLQRQDLDGAAPAAFYRAVTLPDGNQQEARFRTVPLRPDLVANGRSFFCQHLTPQSVWQPAWQQHPNAVSHISEFVIVAQDPARVAQVYSQLFGSNRILACLDGAFVLRAGAATVRFAAASYVENRFGALPADYQGEARMVAISLQSDDLTKTRSSLLRGEVPWREQQDALVVDAANAFNLTLRFHR encoded by the coding sequence ATGGCAAAAACAAGGAGAGTCGCGGTGGTGATTCCGGTGCCGGTTCCGGAATTGGATCATGTGGTAATCACAGTTGCCGGCCAGCTGGATAGCGCCAGCGCGCTTTACCAGCGGCTGGGTTTCCAGCTGACACCGCGTGGTCACCATTCGACCGGCTTCAGTAATCATCTGGCGGTGTTTAAACATAACTATCTTGAGCTGCTGGGGCTGGAGAACGGACGCACCCATCTGCGTGCGGATTTGCAACATTCTGCACCGGGTCTGAATGCGCTGGTGTGGAAGACTGACGATGTCGATGCGGTTTATCAGCATCTGCAACGCCAGGATCTGGATGGCGCTGCGCCAGCAGCTTTTTATCGTGCGGTTACCCTGCCCGATGGCAACCAGCAGGAGGCGCGCTTTCGCACTGTGCCATTACGCCCTGATCTGGTCGCCAACGGACGCAGTTTTTTCTGCCAGCACCTGACGCCGCAGTCAGTATGGCAACCCGCGTGGCAACAGCATCCGAACGCCGTCAGCCATATCAGCGAATTTGTCATTGTCGCCCAGGATCCGGCGCGGGTGGCGCAGGTTTACAGTCAGCTGTTTGGCAGCAATCGTATTCTGGCCTGTCTGGATGGCGCGTTTGTATTACGTGCTGGCGCGGCCACCGTGCGCTTTGCCGCCGCCAGCTATGTCGAGAACCGCTTTGGCGCGTTGCCCGCTGATTATCAGGGTGAGGCGCGGATGGTGGCAATCAGCCTGCAAAGTGACGATCTGACCAAAACCCGCTCCAGCCTGCTGCGCGGCGAGGTGCCATGGCGTGAACAGCAGGATGCGCTGGTGGTCGATGCCGCAAATGCGTTTAATCTGACGCTGCGTTTTCACCGTTAA
- a CDS encoding amidohydrolase: MSERLEAQLITWRRELHSWPELSNHEQATSARIRGWLTEAEIHIVDYPIASGVIAEIGHGEPLIALRADIDALPIHEATGLSYRSRHEGVMHACGHDIHSAVMLGAARLLKAQEAELPGRIRLLFQPGEENCTGARQLIKAGALNGVQAIFGMHNEPGLPTGTFATRAGAFYANADRFVIRVEGKGAHAAHPEQGVDAIVIASQIIQALQALTSRSFNTLDSLVLSITRIDGGKTWNVLPGVVEFGGTVRTHDLQVRARLEQRVRKVVESVAQGAGAQATLSWHPGPPVLINDAAWAAFSSEVARQSGYRVQTADLHLGGEDFAIYLQQIPGAFVSIGSGSEYGLHHGGFNPDEALIAPAAHYFAALARQALQRLNRQTTSPVSVLTGHNQRN, encoded by the coding sequence ATGAGCGAACGTCTGGAAGCCCAACTGATCACCTGGCGGCGTGAGCTGCATAGCTGGCCGGAACTGTCGAATCACGAACAGGCGACCAGCGCGCGTATTCGTGGCTGGCTGACTGAGGCGGAGATCCATATTGTTGATTACCCGATTGCCAGCGGCGTGATTGCTGAAATTGGCCACGGGGAGCCGCTGATCGCCCTGCGCGCTGATATTGATGCATTGCCGATCCATGAAGCCACCGGGCTGAGCTATCGCTCGCGCCATGAAGGGGTAATGCACGCCTGTGGTCACGATATTCACAGCGCGGTGATGCTAGGCGCTGCACGGCTGTTAAAGGCGCAGGAAGCGGAACTGCCTGGCCGTATTCGCCTGTTGTTCCAGCCGGGTGAAGAGAACTGTACCGGCGCGCGCCAGCTGATTAAAGCGGGCGCGCTGAATGGGGTGCAGGCGATTTTTGGCATGCATAATGAACCCGGCCTGCCGACCGGCACCTTCGCTACGCGTGCGGGCGCTTTCTATGCCAATGCCGACCGCTTTGTGATCCGCGTGGAGGGCAAAGGCGCGCATGCCGCGCATCCGGAGCAGGGCGTCGATGCGATTGTGATTGCCAGTCAGATTATCCAGGCGCTACAGGCGCTGACCAGCCGCAGTTTCAACACGCTGGACAGCCTGGTGCTTAGCATTACGCGTATTGACGGCGGTAAAACCTGGAACGTGTTACCCGGCGTGGTGGAGTTTGGCGGCACCGTGCGGACGCATGATTTGCAGGTGCGCGCCCGGCTGGAGCAGCGGGTGCGTAAGGTGGTGGAATCGGTGGCACAGGGTGCGGGGGCACAGGCGACGCTTAGCTGGCATCCGGGTCCGCCGGTGCTGATCAATGATGCGGCATGGGCAGCTTTCAGCAGCGAGGTGGCGCGCCAGAGTGGTTACCGGGTGCAAACCGCCGATCTGCATCTTGGTGGCGAGGATTTTGCCATCTATCTGCAGCAGATTCCGGGGGCTTTTGTCAGCATTGGCAGCGGCAGTGAATACGGTTTACATCACGGCGGGTTCAATCCTGACGAAGCGCTGATTGCCCCCGCTGCGCACTACTTCGCCGCGCTTGCCCGCCAGGCGCTGCAGCGGCTGAACCGGCAAACTACCAGCCCTGTCAGCGTGCTGACAGGGCATAATCAGCGCAATTAA
- a CDS encoding amidohydrolase — protein sequence MAEISTEQLVRWRRELHQHPELSNHEFDTTRRITRWLQQADIRLLPLSLKTGVVAEIGHGQGLIALRADIDALPIEEDTSHSWKSQNPGVMHACGHDVHSSVMLGVAHRLRQQEQSLPGRVRILFQPAEETFNGAQQLIDAGALQGVQAIFGMHNAPDLPLGTLKTRGGALYANVDRFVIRINGKGAHAARPHEGVDSIVIGSQIVLALQALPSRVFSSLESVVVSVTRFSAGNTWNVLPQTVELEGTVRTHNHAIRQQIPQRIKAIISGIAAGFGAEAELDWQAGPPALVNTPEWADFALQLAQESGYRSEVATPQMGGEDFAFYLQQIPGAFVSIGSASEFGLHHPGFDPAEALIGPAVDYFTTLAPRALLALTQQESLAS from the coding sequence ATGGCGGAGATCTCCACGGAACAACTGGTACGCTGGCGTCGCGAGCTGCATCAGCATCCTGAACTGTCGAACCACGAATTCGATACCACCAGACGTATTACCCGCTGGCTGCAACAGGCGGATATTCGTCTGCTGCCGCTGTCGCTGAAAACCGGCGTGGTGGCGGAAATCGGCCATGGTCAGGGGCTGATTGCCCTGCGCGCCGATATCGACGCACTGCCGATTGAAGAAGACACCAGCCACTCATGGAAATCGCAAAACCCCGGCGTGATGCACGCCTGTGGCCATGATGTGCATAGCTCGGTGATGCTCGGCGTGGCGCATCGTCTGCGCCAGCAGGAGCAATCGCTGCCTGGCCGGGTGCGCATTCTGTTTCAGCCTGCCGAAGAGACTTTTAATGGCGCGCAGCAGCTGATCGATGCCGGGGCATTACAGGGCGTACAGGCGATATTCGGCATGCACAATGCACCAGATCTGCCGCTCGGCACGCTGAAAACCCGTGGTGGCGCGCTGTATGCCAATGTTGATCGCTTTGTGATCCGCATTAATGGTAAAGGCGCGCATGCCGCCCGCCCCCATGAAGGGGTGGATAGCATTGTCATTGGCAGCCAGATTGTACTGGCGTTGCAGGCGCTGCCGAGCCGCGTCTTCAGTTCACTGGAGTCAGTGGTGGTAAGCGTTACGCGCTTTAGCGCTGGCAATACCTGGAATGTATTGCCACAAACTGTCGAACTGGAGGGCACAGTACGCACCCATAACCATGCGATTCGTCAGCAGATCCCGCAGCGTATTAAGGCGATTATCAGCGGTATTGCCGCCGGTTTTGGCGCTGAGGCTGAGCTGGATTGGCAGGCCGGCCCGCCAGCGCTGGTGAATACGCCAGAGTGGGCGGATTTTGCCCTGCAACTGGCGCAGGAGTCCGGTTATCGCAGCGAGGTGGCGACGCCGCAGATGGGGGGTGAGGATTTCGCTTTCTATCTGCAACAGATCCCGGGGGCGTTTGTCAGCATTGGCAGCGCCAGTGAATTTGGTCTGCACCATCCGGGATTTGATCCCGCTGAAGCGCTGATTGGACCGGCGGTCGACTATTTTACCACGCTGGCGCCACGCGCCCTGCTCGCTCTGACGCAGCAGGAGAGCCTGGCATCCTGA
- a CDS encoding tlde1 domain-containing protein: protein MTWIFQQSTGRLSRDGKLIATGYAGKDGGKNNPELQATADTGPLPRGKYTIIGHPFHHPHTGNYSMRLQPDPSNIMYGRAGFLIHGDSAAHPGSASNGCIVMPLNIRHTIWSSGDRRVEVVP from the coding sequence ATGACCTGGATTTTTCAGCAGAGTACAGGAAGGCTCTCGCGGGATGGTAAACTGATCGCTACCGGGTATGCGGGCAAAGACGGTGGAAAGAACAATCCCGAGTTACAGGCGACTGCCGACACCGGGCCACTACCGAGAGGTAAATACACAATTATCGGCCATCCGTTTCATCACCCCCACACCGGTAATTACTCCATGCGTTTGCAACCTGATCCTTCAAACATTATGTACGGCCGTGCCGGGTTCCTTATACATGGTGATAGTGCCGCTCATCCTGGCAGCGCTTCTAATGGGTGTATCGTTATGCCGTTGAATATCCGGCATACAATCTGGTCCAGTGGAGATCGTCGTGTGGAGGTTGTGCCATGA
- a CDS encoding LLM class flavin-dependent oxidoreductase, which produces MEIYWYLTAPDGPQPWTASGSRQVNYAYFQQVARAVDHLGFTGALLATGAHDPWILGASLIPYTERMKFLIAIQPGLISPTLLAKMAVTFNQFSKGRVLLNVVSGDKNTLGAYGMHLDHDERYALSDEFLRVLRPLLAEQQVDFDGDHYQISAAKLALSNGGYPPPSLWFGGSSAAAQEVAAQHIDTYLSWGETPPQAAEKIAEVKARAAKYGRQLRFGIRLYVIVRETDERAWQAVDELYASMDDKAIQARQQLAQGSDSVGQARMGALHNNQRPDNARDLEIYPGLWAGIGLVRPGPGTAIVGSPQTVERTLRAYQDAGVEVFILSGFPLLEEAYRFSELVMPLLDVTRDESPAADRHDTFTWGNLWDRPVSEVEPK; this is translated from the coding sequence ATGGAAATTTACTGGTATCTCACCGCGCCAGACGGCCCGCAACCCTGGACTGCCAGCGGCAGTCGTCAGGTGAATTACGCCTATTTTCAGCAGGTGGCGCGCGCGGTAGATCATCTCGGCTTTACCGGTGCGCTGCTCGCCACTGGCGCACACGATCCCTGGATCCTTGGCGCATCGCTGATCCCCTATACCGAGCGGATGAAGTTTCTGATCGCTATTCAGCCGGGCCTGATCTCGCCGACGCTGCTGGCGAAAATGGCGGTCACCTTTAATCAGTTCTCCAAAGGGCGCGTGCTGCTGAATGTGGTCAGTGGCGACAAAAATACCCTCGGCGCTTACGGCATGCATCTTGACCATGATGAACGCTATGCGCTGAGTGATGAGTTTTTGCGTGTGCTGCGCCCGTTGCTGGCGGAGCAGCAGGTCGACTTTGATGGCGACCATTACCAGATCTCTGCGGCGAAACTGGCGCTCAGTAATGGCGGTTATCCACCGCCGTCGCTGTGGTTTGGTGGCTCGTCTGCCGCGGCACAGGAGGTCGCGGCGCAGCATATTGATACGTATCTCTCGTGGGGAGAAACCCCGCCGCAGGCCGCAGAGAAAATTGCCGAAGTGAAGGCGCGGGCGGCGAAATATGGCCGTCAGTTGCGCTTTGGTATCCGGTTGTATGTGATTGTGCGGGAAACTGATGAGCGCGCCTGGCAGGCGGTAGATGAACTCTATGCCTCAATGGATGATAAGGCGATTCAGGCACGGCAGCAGCTGGCGCAAGGCTCCGACTCGGTGGGACAGGCGCGAATGGGGGCGCTGCATAATAATCAGCGTCCGGACAATGCACGCGATCTGGAAATCTACCCCGGTCTGTGGGCTGGTATCGGGCTGGTTCGCCCCGGCCCCGGCACCGCGATTGTCGGCAGTCCGCAGACGGTAGAACGTACGCTGCGCGCCTATCAGGACGCGGGTGTTGAGGTGTTTATCCTCTCCGGTTTTCCGTTGCTGGAAGAAGCCTATCGCTTTAGCGAGTTAGTGATGCCGCTGCTGGATGTCACGCGTGACGAAAGTCCGGCGGCCGACCGCCATGATACCTTTACCTGGGGCAATCTGTGGGATCGTCCGGTCAGCGAAGTGGAGCCGAAGTGA
- a CDS encoding transporter substrate-binding domain-containing protein, translating to MMVAGGASAQSHLDRVMQSKTLNVCTTGDYKPYTFLRSDGSYEGIDIAMAQSLAESLGAKVNWVATSWKTLTPDFLAKQCDIALGGVSVTLKRQQTAWFANPLGTDGKIPLVRCADKKKYQTIEQLNKPQVRLVEPAGGTNEAFVHSHLPNGNLTLFHDNVTIFQQLVDNKADVMITDASEALYQQKRYPQLCAVNPDKPMQYGEKAWMLPRDDISWKLYVDQWLHLSTATGEYQKIVGQWLAI from the coding sequence ATGATGGTGGCAGGTGGCGCCAGCGCGCAGTCACATCTTGATCGTGTGATGCAGAGCAAAACCCTGAACGTTTGTACCACCGGCGATTACAAACCCTATACGTTTTTGCGCAGTGACGGCAGCTATGAAGGCATCGATATCGCCATGGCGCAGTCGCTGGCGGAGAGTCTGGGGGCAAAAGTAAACTGGGTGGCCACCAGCTGGAAAACCCTGACGCCGGATTTCCTGGCAAAACAGTGCGATATCGCGCTGGGCGGGGTATCCGTGACGCTGAAACGTCAGCAAACCGCGTGGTTTGCTAATCCGCTGGGCACCGACGGCAAAATTCCGCTGGTACGCTGCGCGGATAAAAAGAAATATCAGACCATCGAACAGCTGAACAAGCCGCAAGTGCGACTGGTGGAACCGGCGGGTGGCACCAATGAAGCCTTTGTCCACAGCCATCTGCCCAACGGCAATCTGACCCTGTTCCACGACAATGTCACTATCTTCCAGCAGCTGGTGGATAACAAAGCCGATGTGATGATCACCGATGCTTCGGAAGCGCTGTATCAGCAGAAACGCTATCCGCAGCTGTGTGCGGTCAACCCGGATAAGCCGATGCAGTACGGCGAAAAAGCCTGGATGTTGCCGCGCGATGATATCAGCTGGAAGCTGTACGTTGACCAGTGGCTGCATCTGAGCACCGCCACCGGTGAGTACCAGAAGATTGTCGGCCAGTGGCTGGCTATCTGA
- a CDS encoding aliphatic sulfonate ABC transporter substrate-binding protein, which produces MTLWKKNGWLGALLLCSALSGAHAADEITLRIGFLRGPTDLALAKEKGTLEKALAAHQVKVQWAGPFSAAAPAYEALNVGSIDMTTGSSTAFVTAIAAGSPLRFFAYQAMPADGEGIVVRKDSPINSIADLRGKKVAVNKGGTGEYLLSRALSSAGLAEDAVQKVYLSPSDTGTAFVGGHVDAWAIWDPFLSLAQQSYDARLLSNGKAVGSENAAGYFVSDAFYQQHPQVLKWVYEVLQQENAWAKAHPLEAGKIWASQMGQPGDALAQQLGNVNTVPVTTLGEKEVAHIAHIAAWYQQQGIIKALPDIASHVINLAE; this is translated from the coding sequence ATGACCCTCTGGAAAAAAAACGGCTGGCTGGGCGCACTGCTGCTGTGCAGCGCGCTTAGCGGCGCGCATGCCGCTGATGAGATTACCTTACGTATTGGTTTTCTGCGTGGGCCGACCGATCTGGCGCTGGCAAAAGAGAAAGGTACGCTGGAAAAAGCGCTGGCGGCCCATCAGGTCAAAGTGCAGTGGGCAGGGCCGTTTTCCGCTGCGGCGCCGGCTTATGAGGCGCTGAACGTTGGCTCGATTGATATGACTACCGGCAGCTCCACCGCCTTTGTCACCGCCATTGCCGCCGGATCGCCATTACGCTTCTTCGCTTATCAGGCAATGCCTGCCGACGGTGAAGGGATTGTGGTGCGTAAAGACAGCCCGATAAACAGCATCGCCGACCTGCGCGGCAAAAAGGTGGCGGTTAATAAAGGCGGCACCGGCGAATATCTGCTGTCACGCGCGCTGAGCAGCGCCGGGCTGGCGGAAGATGCGGTTCAGAAGGTCTATCTCAGTCCTTCTGACACCGGCACCGCATTTGTTGGCGGCCATGTTGATGCCTGGGCTATCTGGGATCCGTTCCTGTCGCTGGCGCAACAGAGCTACGATGCACGCCTGTTAAGCAACGGCAAAGCGGTGGGATCTGAAAACGCCGCCGGTTACTTTGTCAGCGATGCATTTTACCAGCAGCATCCGCAGGTGCTGAAATGGGTCTACGAGGTACTGCAACAGGAGAACGCCTGGGCGAAAGCGCATCCGCTGGAGGCGGGTAAAATCTGGGCGTCGCAGATGGGTCAACCCGGTGACGCACTGGCGCAGCAGCTGGGTAACGTCAATACCGTGCCGGTCACTACGCTGGGTGAAAAAGAGGTGGCGCATATCGCGCATATCGCCGCCTGGTATCAGCAGCAGGGAATTATCAAAGCGCTGCCGGATATCGCCAGCCATGTGATTAATCTGGCTGAATAA
- a CDS encoding ABC transporter substrate-binding protein, whose amino-acid sequence MQIRLGSHPNNLSLFILRHRGVLEPAAQQQGWQIAWLDYQQGGDSGRLLREDRLDIVGTGSTPPVTSAAGGLDVAYLASSTPRNANCALLSVAGNDLTSLRAKRLAAMVGSFTDHFLARLLQQQGLRRDDIDLQDLRGQAALDALLSGEIDGWLAIDPWLTRAAVTAGVQRIAEVGELIVNRSLFWTRRDWSAAHPQAAAWLVTQLQHNDRWIAQHQPDVADLLHRHLNNTITREEWQSTLAARPWGIIPADAALLNEQQQQADDLYAAGFIDTSFSLTPRSNA is encoded by the coding sequence ATGCAGATTCGGCTCGGCAGTCATCCCAACAATCTGTCACTGTTTATTTTACGCCATCGCGGCGTGCTGGAGCCTGCGGCGCAACAGCAAGGCTGGCAGATAGCCTGGCTCGACTATCAGCAGGGCGGTGACAGTGGCCGTTTGCTGCGCGAGGATCGGCTGGATATCGTCGGCACCGGCTCGACACCGCCGGTCACCAGCGCGGCAGGCGGGCTGGATGTCGCTTACCTCGCCAGCTCCACGCCGCGAAATGCCAACTGCGCTTTGCTGAGCGTGGCGGGCAACGATCTGACTTCGCTGCGCGCTAAACGTCTGGCGGCGATGGTGGGTTCCTTTACCGATCACTTTCTGGCGCGCCTGTTACAGCAGCAGGGTCTGCGCCGTGACGATATCGATTTACAGGATCTGCGCGGACAGGCGGCGCTGGATGCGCTGCTCAGTGGTGAGATTGATGGCTGGCTGGCGATTGATCCCTGGCTGACGCGCGCTGCCGTCACTGCAGGCGTGCAGCGTATTGCTGAAGTAGGTGAGTTAATCGTCAACCGTTCACTGTTCTGGACGCGCCGCGACTGGTCTGCGGCCCATCCGCAGGCCGCTGCCTGGCTGGTGACGCAGCTACAGCACAACGATCGCTGGATTGCGCAGCATCAGCCGGACGTGGCTGATTTACTGCACCGTCATCTGAATAACACCATTACCCGTGAAGAGTGGCAAAGCACGCTCGCCGCCCGTCCATGGGGCATTATCCCTGCCGATGCCGCACTGCTTAATGAGCAACAACAGCAGGCTGATGACCTGTACGCTGCCGGTTTTATTGACACCTCTTTTTCGTTAACACCACGGAGTAACGCATGA